Proteins encoded together in one Labrus mixtus chromosome 18, fLabMix1.1, whole genome shotgun sequence window:
- the LOC132993183 gene encoding platelet-activating factor receptor-like codes for MQASTGTSGVNPPAGNASVFLDSEFRYVLFPVVYGIVFILGLFANIYVLFVLRCLRGAEAMGEIRIYMASLTIADLLFVCALPPWIVYYSRRGDWIYPDFMCRLTGSLFFINTYCAMLFLCAISVNRYWAVTRPLDAASSDHRRRGFIVCACIWLVTISMTIPYLASPGTNADQEFTRCFEGYQNQTDSDKKTVAATHFTIIGLFLIGFFLVVVCNLLIARVLLSPQSEIRSATMVSRKSNASSSFRKGVKRRALQMLLAVVGVFVVCLLPHHVVQGPWTLAVLQIEHGWGHVEWDQKTRQALNDAHQITLVLMNLNCILDPVVYYFATKKFRGVIMTHVKKLKEMSGCSNQPKHENPGRGQMSLQIQTPSHMSGGTY; via the coding sequence ATGCAGGCCTCAACAGGAACCTCTGGTGTCAATCCTCCAGCAGGTAACGCCTCAGTCTTCCTGGACTCTGAGTTTCGTTACGTCCTCTTCCCGGTCGTCTATGGCATCGTCTTCATCCTGGGTCTCTTCGCTAACATCTATGTGCTTTTCGTCCTGCGCTGCCTACGAGGCGCCGAGGCCATGGGCGAAATCCGGATCTACATGGCAAGTCTAACGATAGCTGATCTCCTCTTTGTGTGCGCCCTCCCCCCCTGGATTGTATATTACAGCCGCAGAGGCGACTGGATCTACCCGGACTTCATGTGTCGCCTGACCGGCTCGCTGTTCTTCATCAACACCTACTGCGCCATGCTCTTTCTCTGCGCCATCAGCGTGAACAGATACTGGGCGGTGACCCGGCCTCTGGACGCGGCCTCTTCAGACCACAGGCGGCGAGGGTTCATTGTGTGTGCTTGCATATGGCTGGTGACCATATCCATGACTATTCCATATCTAGCCTCTCCGGGGACCAACGCTGACCAGGAATTCACTCGCTGTTTTGAGGGTTACCAGAATCAAACGGACTCAGACAAGAAAACAGTGGCCGCCACTCATTTTACAATAATTGGCTTGTTTTTAATCGGCTTCTTTCTCGTTGTGGTGTGTAATCTCCTCATTGCTCGAGTGTTACTTTCTCcacagtcagaaatcaggtcAGCAACCATGGTTTCTCGAAAGTCCAATGCGTCCTCTTCATTTAGAAAGGGAGTGAAACGGAGGGCTCTGCAGATGTTGCTGGCTGTGGTTGGAGTGTTTGTCGTGTGTCTCCTGCCCCACCATGTAGTCCAAGGCCCCTGGACCCTGGCAGTGCTGCAGATCGAACATGGCTGGGGCCATGTAGAGTGGGACCAAAAGACCCGACAAGCCCTGAACGACGCGCATCAAATTACGCTGGTTCTCATGAACCTGAACTGCATTTTGGATCCCGTCGTTTATTATTTCGCTACAAAGAAGTTCAGAGGGGTGATAATGACCCACgttaaaaagttgaaagagaTGAGTGGATGCTCAAATcaaccaaaacatgaaaatccaggcagaggacagatGTCTCTGCAGATACAGACCCCATCACACATGTCTGGAGGCACATATTGA
- the LOC132993182 gene encoding platelet-activating factor receptor-like: protein MVVMASTKQQVPVTGTSGVDPPAGNASVFLDSEFRYVLLPFVYGIVFILGLFANIYVLFVLRCLRGAKAMGEIRIYMTNLTIADLLFVCALPPWIGYYSRRGDWIYPDFMCRLTGSLFFINTYCSILFLGAISVNRYWAVTRPLDAASSDHRRRGFVVCACIWLVTISMAIPYLASPGTNADQEFTRCFEGYQNQTDSDKKTVAAIHFAIIGLFFIVFFLVVVCNLLIARVLLSPQSQIRSATMVSRKSNGVSSSFRRPRGVKRRALQMLLAVVGVFVVCFLPHHVVQGPWTLAVLQIQRGWGHVEWDQKTRQALNDAHQITLFFMGLNSILDPVVYCFATRKFRRFIMAHMKKIGKGDGCSHTDTSQLSMDSRHQSQRHSNELQEPETN, encoded by the coding sequence ATGGTTGTGATGGCTTCGACTAAACAACAGGTCCCTGTAACAGGAACCTCTGGTGTTGATCCTCCAGCAGGTAACGCCTCAGTCTTCCTAGACTCTGAGTTTCGTTATGTCCTCTTACCGTTCGTCTATGGCATCGTCTTCATCCTGGGTCTCTTCGCTAACATCTATGTGCTCTTCGTCCTGCGCTGCCTACGAGGCGCCAAGGCCATGGGCGAAATCCGGATCTACATGACAAATCTGACGATAGCTGATCTCCTCTTTGTGTGCGCCCTCCCCCCCTGGATTGGATATTACAGCCGCCGAGGCGACTGGATCTACCCGGACTTCATGTGTCGGCTGACCGGCTCGCTGTTCTTCATCAACACCTACTGCTCCATCCTCTTTCTCGGCGCCATCAGCGTGAACAGATACTGGGCGGTGACCCGGCCTCTGGACGCGGCCTCTTCAGACCACAGGCGGCGAGGGTTCGTTGTGTGTGCTTGCATTTGGCTGGTGACCATATCCATGGCTATTCCATATCTAGCCTCTCCGGGGACCAACGCTGACCAGGAATTCACTCGCTGTTTTGAGGGTTACCAGAATCAAACGGATTCGGACAAGAAAACAGTGGCCGCCATTCATTTTGCAATAATTGGCTTGTTTTTCATCGTCTTCTTTCTCGTTGTGGTGTGTAATCTCCTCATTGCTCGAGTGTTACTTTCTCCACAGTCGCAAATCAGGTCAGCAACCATGGTATCTCGAAAGTCCAATGGTGTGTCCTCTTCATTTAGAAGGCCCAGGGGAGTGAAACGGAGGGCTCTGCAGATGTTGCTGGCTGTGGTtggagtgtttgttgtgtgtttcctgCCCCACCATGTAGTCCAAGGCCCCTGGACCCTGGCAGTGCTGCAGATCCAACGGGGCTGGGGTCATGTAGAGTGGGACCAAAAGACCCGACAAGCCCTGAACGACGCGCATCAAATCACACTGTTTTTCATGGGCCTCAACTCTATTTTGGATCCCGTAGTTTACTGTTTTGCCACGAGGAAGTTTCGCAGGTTCATCATGGCACACATGAAGAAGATAGGAAAAGGAGACGGGTGTTCACACACGGACACCTCACAGCTCTCTATGGACAGCAGACATCAGAGCCAGAGACATTCAAACGAGCTACAAGAGCCTGAAACGAactga
- the LOC132993185 gene encoding uncharacterized protein LOC132993185: MLCGFFLLFFLCADTVTPQVTDGLSWLNTFSFMTSNYPRTTEEMLSTLQLVAIPDYPVSAGQTVHLHCSVLSEPASVNWTWQHLENQIWQEVGSGRDLTLSKPWQSGLYHCRARTETQPWRESLNHTVYIISRNLTVGENLGIAAFALTLLTLIINLAVLSWMGWKRFGDKLSTSITAAKVSPAPGKSPKGDLQQTESEGDVYMNYTSTNQAYSDLDPVTMTDDSVYSSLS, from the exons ATGCTTTGtggtttctttctcctcttttttctgtgtgcagaCACAG TAACACCCCAAGTAACTGATGGGCTATCGTGGTTAAATACGTTTTCCTTCATGACGTCTAACTACCCGAGGACAACAGAGG AAATGCTGTCTACTTTGCAGTTGGTGGCCATACCTGACTACCCAGTGTCAGCGGGTCAAACAGTCCACCTGCACTGCAGCGTTTTGTCTGAACCAGCCTCTGTAAATTGGACCTGGCAACACCTGGAAAATCAAATCTGGCAGGAGGTGGGCAGTGGAAGAGACCTGACACTCAGCAAACCATGGCAGAGCGGACTTTACCACTGCCGTGCCAGGACGGAGACACAGCCATGGAGAGAGAGCCTGAACCACACAGTATACATCATCTCCAGGAATCTAACCG TTGGTGAGAATTTAGGAATAGCTGCCTTTGCTCTCACGCTACTGACCTTGATCATCAACCTTGCCGTTCTTTCTTGGATGGGATGGAAAAGGTTTGGGGACAAGCTGAGTACCTCTATCACCGCAGCTAAAG TTTCTCCTGCACCTGGAAAGTCACCAAA GGGAGATTTGCAACAGACTGAGAGTGAGGGAGATGTATACATGAATTACACAAGCACCAACCAAGCCTACAGTGATCTGGACCCCGTCACTATGACTGATGACAGTGTGTACTCCAGTCTGTCATAA